A region from the Arthrobacter gengyunqii genome encodes:
- a CDS encoding NADP-dependent oxidoreductase, whose translation MTNYPQTSREIQLASRPEGWPTDENFRLSETDVPELEEGQVLVRNLYMSVDPYMRGRMNDVKSYVPPFQIDAPLDGGAIGEVVESRSEGHRPGDKVLHGLGWRDYAVLDGKRARVIDTEAAPASAYLGVLGMTGLTAYAGLTKVAEFKEGDVVFVSGAAGAVGSLVGQIAKAMGAKKVIGSAGSAEKVQHLLDLGFDEAFNYHDGPVKESLKKAAGADGIDVYFDNVGGEHLEAAIAVLNKYGRIAMCGAISQYNATDAPTGPRNLALAIGKELTLRGFIVGSYNQYADEFAGLMSGWLQDGKVSYDETFVDGLENAPRAFIDLMKGANKGKMIVTLQA comes from the coding sequence ATGACGAACTACCCCCAGACCAGCCGCGAAATCCAGCTCGCTTCCCGCCCCGAAGGCTGGCCCACTGACGAGAATTTCCGCCTCTCCGAAACGGACGTACCCGAGCTGGAGGAGGGACAGGTGCTGGTGCGCAACCTGTACATGTCCGTGGATCCGTACATGCGCGGGCGCATGAATGACGTAAAATCCTACGTTCCTCCCTTCCAGATCGACGCCCCGCTCGACGGCGGTGCCATCGGTGAGGTGGTGGAGTCCCGTTCCGAGGGACACCGGCCCGGCGACAAAGTCCTGCACGGCCTCGGCTGGCGGGACTACGCCGTCCTGGACGGCAAGCGCGCCCGCGTCATCGACACAGAGGCGGCCCCCGCCTCCGCCTACCTGGGCGTGCTGGGCATGACCGGCCTGACGGCATATGCAGGGCTGACCAAGGTTGCAGAGTTCAAGGAAGGCGACGTCGTCTTCGTCTCCGGTGCCGCCGGCGCCGTCGGATCACTGGTGGGCCAGATCGCCAAGGCCATGGGCGCCAAGAAGGTCATCGGCAGCGCAGGATCAGCGGAAAAAGTGCAGCACCTGCTGGACCTGGGCTTCGATGAGGCGTTCAACTACCACGACGGACCCGTCAAGGAGTCACTGAAAAAGGCCGCCGGTGCGGACGGCATCGACGTGTACTTCGACAACGTGGGCGGCGAGCACCTCGAAGCAGCCATTGCGGTGCTGAACAAGTACGGCCGGATTGCCATGTGCGGCGCCATTTCCCAGTACAACGCCACTGACGCACCCACCGGCCCGCGCAACCTCGCCCTTGCCATCGGCAAGGAACTGACGCTGCGCGGTTTCATCGTCGGAAGCTACAACCAGTACGCCGATGAGTTTGCCGGACTGATGTCGGGTTGGCTTCAGGACGGCAAGGTCAGCTACGACGAGACCTTCGTGGACGGACTCGAGAACGCTCCCCGGGCCTTCATCGACCTGATGAAGGGCGCCAACAAGGGCAAAATGATCGTGACACTGCAGGCCTGA
- a CDS encoding ABC transporter ATP-binding protein, which translates to MPPPNPTDPPPTPAGSPTDAPAIHAAGLLVRRGGTTALDGLDVTVPRGQVVGLLGPSGSGKTTFMRAVVGTQRITDGSVEVLGSPAGSPGLRRKVGYLAQGAGVYDDLSVLENLRYFARIVGAPATDTDRVIRETGLGGQAGQLAGSLSGGQHRRVSLAVALLGAPELLILDEPTVGLDPVLRRDLWNLFATLASRGVSLLVSSHVMDEANRCGRILLLHEGRLLADLTPAELLERTGAPDADSAFLTLLGAA; encoded by the coding sequence ATGCCGCCTCCAAACCCGACAGATCCGCCTCCAACACCGGCAGGTTCGCCAACAGACGCTCCAGCCATCCACGCGGCCGGACTCCTGGTGCGGCGGGGCGGAACCACCGCATTGGACGGCCTGGACGTCACTGTTCCCCGCGGACAGGTCGTAGGACTTTTAGGTCCCAGCGGCAGCGGCAAAACCACCTTTATGCGGGCTGTCGTGGGTACCCAGCGGATCACAGACGGTTCGGTTGAGGTGCTCGGTTCCCCCGCGGGCAGTCCGGGACTGCGCCGCAAAGTCGGCTACCTGGCGCAGGGAGCCGGCGTCTATGACGATCTGAGCGTCCTGGAAAACCTGCGCTACTTCGCCCGGATCGTGGGAGCCCCTGCCACTGACACGGACCGGGTGATCCGGGAAACCGGTCTGGGCGGGCAGGCCGGACAGCTTGCCGGCAGCCTCAGCGGCGGCCAGCACCGCCGGGTCTCGCTGGCCGTGGCCCTGCTGGGCGCCCCGGAGCTGCTGATACTCGACGAGCCCACGGTGGGACTGGACCCGGTCCTGCGGCGGGATCTGTGGAACCTTTTCGCGACGCTGGCCTCACGCGGCGTGAGCCTCCTGGTGAGCAGCCATGTGATGGACGAGGCCAATCGGTGCGGCCGGATCCTGCTGCTGCATGAGGGGCGTCTGCTGGCCGATCTGACGCCGGCGGAGCTGCTGGAACGCACCGGCGCCCCCGATGCCGACAGCGCTTTCCTTACCTTGCTGGGCGCGGCATGA
- a CDS encoding ABC transporter permease: MNPPLALATAARVLTQIRHDPRTVVLLLLVPSLLIGLLAWIFQDTGVFGDLGPALLGLFPFMVMFLVTSITTLRERRSGTLERLMTLPLGKFDFIAGYTLAFGLLGMVQSLIASAFAVWVCGLDVEGSLWLLVTVAVADAVLGATLGLFVSAFAGTEFQVIQFMPALVFPQILLGGIFIPRDRMPAVLEAVSDWLPLSHAVEALNLVADGSGSTAEILREIGILAAFAVVFVVLGAVTLRRRTA, encoded by the coding sequence ATGAATCCGCCCCTGGCGCTGGCCACGGCGGCACGGGTACTGACGCAGATCCGGCATGATCCCCGGACCGTGGTCCTGCTGCTGCTGGTGCCGAGCCTGCTGATCGGCCTGTTGGCCTGGATTTTCCAGGACACCGGCGTGTTTGGCGACCTGGGACCGGCACTGCTGGGGCTGTTCCCCTTCATGGTCATGTTTCTGGTTACCAGCATCACGACCCTGCGGGAACGCCGTTCCGGCACGTTGGAGCGCCTGATGACGCTGCCGCTGGGGAAGTTCGATTTCATTGCCGGCTACACGCTCGCTTTCGGGCTGCTGGGCATGGTCCAATCCCTGATTGCCTCGGCCTTCGCCGTCTGGGTCTGCGGGCTCGACGTCGAAGGAAGCCTCTGGCTGCTGGTCACGGTGGCTGTGGCCGATGCGGTGCTCGGTGCCACCCTGGGCCTGTTCGTCAGCGCGTTCGCCGGCACCGAGTTTCAGGTCATCCAATTCATGCCCGCCCTGGTGTTTCCCCAGATCCTGCTGGGCGGCATCTTCATCCCCCGGGACCGGATGCCGGCGGTCCTGGAAGCGGTGTCCGACTGGCTTCCGCTGTCCCACGCCGTGGAGGCGCTGAACCTTGTCGCCGACGGCAGCGGTTCCACGGCCGAGATCCTCCGTGAGATCGGCATCCTGGCTGCCTTCGCGGTTGTCTTTGTTGTCCTGGGCGCCGTCACGCTGCGCCGCCGCACAGCCTGA
- a CDS encoding alpha/beta fold hydrolase, whose product MRTAPRDRQVADIRLTRSADVRTLAVDGTLQRCWDFPAVPGHPSGSPIFMVHGFRGDHHGLLRVVEALPQHRILVPDLPGFGSGQPLPGTHDVGAYAGFVAASLSSEILGLGPDTVLLGHSFGSIIASRVAAEHPELLSELVLVNPICEPALEGPKGITSKAAELYYLAAARLPESLGMALLQHPAIVRGMSIFMAKTRDPALRSWIHGQHSAYFSAFANRDVVLDAFRASISTTVRDSAEQLAMPVLLIAAERDDLGSVAGQERLAALIPDAELHVLPGVGHLVHYEAPAEAARLISDFLLRRHA is encoded by the coding sequence ATGCGCACAGCACCACGGGACAGGCAGGTGGCAGACATTAGGCTGACGCGCAGCGCGGATGTCCGCACCCTTGCGGTGGACGGCACCCTCCAGCGCTGCTGGGACTTTCCGGCAGTCCCCGGACACCCCTCGGGTTCCCCGATCTTCATGGTCCATGGGTTCCGCGGCGACCATCACGGCCTGCTGCGCGTGGTGGAGGCACTTCCCCAACACCGGATCCTGGTGCCCGATCTGCCGGGCTTCGGATCCGGGCAGCCGCTGCCGGGAACGCACGACGTCGGGGCGTACGCCGGCTTTGTTGCCGCTTCGCTGTCCTCCGAGATACTTGGCCTCGGCCCGGATACGGTTTTGCTGGGCCACTCCTTCGGCTCCATCATCGCGTCCCGGGTGGCCGCGGAACACCCGGAGCTGCTCAGCGAACTGGTCCTGGTCAATCCCATCTGCGAACCGGCATTGGAAGGCCCCAAAGGCATCACCAGCAAAGCCGCCGAACTTTACTATCTGGCCGCTGCCCGCCTGCCCGAGTCGCTGGGCATGGCCCTGCTGCAGCACCCGGCCATTGTCCGGGGCATGAGCATCTTCATGGCCAAGACCCGGGACCCTGCACTGCGGAGCTGGATCCACGGACAGCACTCCGCCTACTTCAGTGCCTTCGCCAACCGCGACGTGGTGCTGGACGCCTTCCGTGCCTCCATCTCCACGACCGTCCGGGACAGCGCCGAACAGCTGGCCATGCCCGTCCTCCTGATCGCCGCGGAGCGCGACGACCTCGGCTCCGTGGCCGGACAGGAGCGGTTGGCCGCGCTCATCCCTGATGCCGAGCTGCACGTCCTTCCCGGCGTTGGCCACCTGGTCCACTACGAAGCGCCGGCCGAAGCAGCACGGCTGATTTCCGATTTCCTGCTCCGGAGACACGCATGA
- a CDS encoding MIP/aquaporin family protein gives MTLGEVFLSEFAGTAMLILLGCGVVANVALRKTKGNGGGFLLVNFGWGLGVFAGVFVAVQSGAHLNPAVTMGLLFNGSDLAPGVETSFASVMVYLVAQLLGAMLGAVLAWLAYKKQFDDEPDAENILGVFSTGPTIRSYGWNVVTEVIGTFVLVFVILSFGGTPNELGPLAVALLVLAIGASLGGPTGYAINPARDLGPRIVHALLPIPNKGKSDWAYAWVPVVGPIIGGALAGIVFNGIPMPAV, from the coding sequence GTGACTCTCGGTGAGGTATTCCTCAGTGAGTTTGCGGGAACGGCAATGCTGATCCTGCTTGGTTGTGGTGTGGTCGCGAACGTGGCCCTGCGCAAGACGAAGGGCAACGGAGGAGGGTTCCTCCTGGTGAACTTCGGCTGGGGACTTGGCGTGTTTGCCGGTGTGTTCGTGGCGGTTCAATCAGGCGCGCATCTGAACCCGGCAGTGACGATGGGTCTGCTTTTCAACGGTTCAGACCTGGCACCCGGAGTGGAGACCAGCTTTGCCTCCGTGATGGTCTATCTGGTTGCGCAGCTGCTTGGCGCAATGCTGGGTGCCGTGCTGGCCTGGCTGGCGTACAAGAAACAGTTCGACGACGAACCCGATGCAGAGAACATCCTGGGCGTGTTCTCCACCGGCCCGACCATCCGCTCCTACGGCTGGAACGTCGTGACGGAAGTTATCGGCACGTTCGTGCTGGTGTTCGTCATTCTGTCCTTCGGTGGAACCCCCAATGAACTGGGCCCGCTGGCCGTCGCCCTCCTGGTGCTTGCCATTGGCGCTTCCCTGGGCGGCCCCACCGGCTATGCCATCAACCCTGCGCGTGACCTCGGCCCGCGCATCGTCCACGCGCTGCTGCCCATTCCCAACAAGGGCAAGAGCGACTGGGCTTACGCATGGGTGCCGGTTGTCGGGCCCATCATTGGCGGGGCGCTGGCCGGCATTGTCTTCAACGGCATTCCGATGCCTGCTGTCTAA
- a CDS encoding GmrSD restriction endonuclease domain-containing protein, with the protein MTDNVTTGLALLAFSGLLTGLYVLVTGRRSWARIPAGRRGGAIAVAASVVTLIVAATLAPTAELEDPSPASDPAPASSPSASATPAPVRTPEPEPTSQPTPEVTTEAVPEPEPEPEAAAPAPAAAGTALAQLDTIPIKGRAPKTGYDRELFGPAWKDIDRNGCDQRNDILRRDLESVSVKPGTNNCVVAAGTLLDPFTGSVINFVRGEGTSNAVQIDHVVALSDAWQKGAQQMAQNQREAFANDPLNLLAVDGPANGAKGDGDAATWLPPNKGFRCEYVALQTAVKAKYGLWMTQAESDAIRGILTSSCPDQPVPADGGVIVAPEPAPATVQVPAEAPAPDPAPAPDPVPAAPEDVHYENCDAVKAAGAAPIRAGDPGWQSKFDRDGDGVGCEN; encoded by the coding sequence ATGACCGACAACGTCACCACCGGCCTGGCACTGCTGGCCTTCTCCGGTCTGCTCACCGGTCTGTACGTCCTCGTCACCGGCCGGCGGTCCTGGGCCCGGATCCCTGCCGGACGGCGTGGCGGAGCCATCGCGGTGGCCGCATCGGTCGTAACGCTGATCGTGGCCGCCACCCTTGCTCCCACCGCCGAGCTCGAGGATCCTTCGCCGGCCTCTGATCCGGCACCTGCTTCATCGCCGTCGGCTTCGGCAACACCGGCCCCGGTCCGAACACCTGAACCCGAGCCCACCTCCCAGCCGACTCCCGAGGTGACCACCGAGGCGGTGCCCGAACCGGAGCCTGAGCCTGAAGCGGCTGCACCGGCGCCTGCAGCGGCCGGCACCGCCCTGGCCCAGCTGGACACCATCCCGATCAAGGGCCGGGCTCCGAAGACCGGTTACGACCGGGAACTGTTTGGGCCCGCGTGGAAGGACATTGACCGCAACGGCTGCGACCAGCGCAACGATATCCTCCGGCGCGACCTGGAATCGGTGAGCGTCAAGCCGGGGACGAACAATTGTGTTGTCGCCGCCGGCACCCTGCTGGATCCGTTCACGGGGTCTGTGATCAACTTCGTGCGCGGGGAAGGCACTTCCAACGCTGTCCAGATCGACCATGTGGTGGCTCTCTCCGACGCTTGGCAGAAGGGGGCCCAGCAGATGGCACAAAACCAGCGTGAAGCATTCGCCAATGACCCGCTGAATCTTCTCGCCGTGGACGGCCCCGCCAACGGTGCCAAGGGCGACGGTGACGCTGCAACGTGGCTTCCACCGAACAAGGGATTCCGGTGTGAGTACGTGGCCCTTCAGACTGCAGTGAAGGCCAAATACGGGCTGTGGATGACACAGGCTGAATCCGACGCGATCCGCGGGATCCTCACCTCATCGTGCCCAGACCAGCCGGTTCCTGCCGACGGCGGTGTCATCGTCGCACCGGAACCTGCTCCCGCGACAGTGCAGGTCCCCGCAGAAGCCCCCGCACCTGATCCGGCCCCCGCACCTGATCCGGTGCCGGCCGCCCCGGAGGATGTCCACTATGAGAACTGCGATGCCGTGAAGGCTGCCGGTGCTGCACCGATACGGGCAGGAGACCCGGGGTGGCAGTCCAAGTTTGACCGCGACGGCGATGGGGTCGGCTGCGAGAATTGA
- a CDS encoding glycosyltransferase family 4 protein yields the protein MRIAVDARFTRIDHHDGISRYGASLIEAVSRHASVLMLISDERQLALLPDLPWVKINSPLSPAELLVALRVNRYSPDVVVSPMQTMGSWGRQYPLILTLHDLIYYSNPTPPGFLPLPVRALWRLYHLAYWPQRLLLNRADVVATISDTTRALMQQHRLTRRPVRIVGNAPQPGALVRDPDEAPDKSLLYMGSFMPYKNVETVIRGMEHLPGYTLHLLSRITPERRRELEALVPPGTDVVFHNGVSDEEYEDLLRTSTALVTLSRAEGYGLPMIEAMALGTPVVASDIPIFREVSGGAALLADPDSPKEFADAVLTLADPQRWRQVSEAGLRRAAEYSWDTSAVQLVEAAQEAVRQHQAGRSGR from the coding sequence CTGCGCATAGCCGTGGACGCCCGTTTCACCCGCATCGATCACCATGACGGAATCAGCCGCTACGGCGCCTCCCTGATCGAAGCTGTGTCCCGGCACGCTTCTGTACTGATGCTGATTTCCGATGAACGGCAGCTGGCCCTGCTGCCGGACCTGCCCTGGGTGAAAATCAACAGCCCGCTCTCCCCCGCCGAGCTCCTGGTGGCCCTGCGCGTGAACCGGTACAGCCCCGACGTCGTCGTGTCTCCCATGCAGACCATGGGCAGCTGGGGACGACAGTATCCGCTGATCCTGACCCTGCATGACCTGATCTACTATTCGAATCCGACGCCGCCCGGTTTCCTGCCGCTGCCGGTGCGGGCACTGTGGCGCCTGTACCACCTCGCGTACTGGCCGCAGCGGCTGCTGCTGAACCGGGCCGACGTCGTCGCCACCATCAGCGACACCACCCGCGCGCTCATGCAGCAGCACCGGCTCACCCGGCGTCCGGTCCGCATTGTCGGCAACGCTCCCCAGCCCGGTGCCCTTGTCCGGGATCCCGATGAAGCCCCGGACAAGAGCCTGCTCTACATGGGGTCCTTCATGCCCTACAAAAACGTGGAAACCGTGATCCGCGGCATGGAGCACCTGCCCGGCTACACGCTGCACCTGCTGAGCCGGATCACCCCGGAACGGCGCCGTGAGCTCGAAGCACTCGTGCCGCCGGGGACCGACGTCGTGTTCCACAACGGGGTCAGCGACGAGGAATACGAGGACTTGCTGCGCACCTCCACCGCACTGGTGACGCTGTCCCGGGCCGAAGGGTACGGGCTGCCGATGATCGAGGCGATGGCGCTGGGAACGCCCGTGGTGGCCAGCGACATTCCGATCTTCCGTGAAGTTTCGGGCGGGGCAGCCCTGCTGGCGGATCCGGACAGCCCCAAGGAGTTTGCGGATGCAGTGCTCACGCTGGCGGATCCGCAGCGCTGGCGGCAGGTCTCGGAGGCCGGACTGCGGCGCGCCGCGGAGTATTCGTGGGACACCTCTGCCGTGCAGCTGGTGGAAGCAGCACAGGAGGCCGTCCGGCAGCATCAGGCCGGCCGTTCAGGCAGGTAG
- a CDS encoding aldo/keto reductase, whose protein sequence is MEPAPKLTLNNGVRMDQVGFGTYKVPAPDAADLVTLALGTGYRHVDTAALYGNEEGVGEAVREFVANANVNRNEIFLTSKVWNTDQGYDSTLRAFDATMARLGLDTLDLYLIHWPCPERGLFIDTYRALEELYRSGRVRAIGVSNFQPDHLQQLMDATDVVPAVNQVELHPWLQQRPLTKLHQELGIRTVAWSPLGRGAVLADPVITSIAADLGVSPARVILRWHMEQGNIAIPKASSAERIAENLDVFSFELTPEQQAAIAGLDRNQRSGSHPDKVN, encoded by the coding sequence ATGGAACCGGCACCCAAACTTACCCTCAACAACGGCGTCCGCATGGATCAGGTGGGCTTCGGCACCTACAAGGTACCCGCTCCTGACGCGGCGGATCTCGTCACTCTGGCCCTCGGCACCGGATACCGCCATGTGGACACGGCGGCGTTGTACGGCAATGAAGAGGGCGTGGGCGAGGCGGTACGAGAGTTTGTCGCAAACGCGAATGTCAACCGTAATGAGATATTTCTCACGTCAAAAGTCTGGAACACGGACCAAGGTTACGACTCCACCCTGCGTGCCTTCGACGCCACCATGGCACGCCTGGGTCTGGACACCCTTGACCTGTACCTCATCCACTGGCCCTGCCCCGAGCGGGGGTTGTTCATTGACACGTACCGGGCTTTGGAGGAGCTGTACCGCTCCGGCCGGGTTCGCGCCATCGGGGTGTCCAACTTCCAGCCGGACCACCTGCAGCAGTTGATGGACGCCACCGACGTGGTCCCTGCCGTCAACCAAGTGGAACTGCACCCCTGGCTGCAGCAGCGTCCGCTGACCAAGCTGCACCAGGAGCTGGGCATCCGCACCGTTGCCTGGAGCCCGCTGGGCCGCGGTGCCGTCCTCGCCGATCCGGTCATCACCTCCATCGCCGCAGACCTGGGAGTCTCGCCCGCCCGCGTGATCCTGCGCTGGCACATGGAACAGGGGAATATCGCCATTCCCAAGGCCAGTTCCGCCGAGCGCATCGCGGAGAATCTGGACGTCTTTTCATTCGAATTGACACCCGAGCAGCAGGCCGCCATCGCCGGTTTGGACCGGAACCAGCGCTCCGGATCCCATCCGGACAAGGTCAACTAA
- a CDS encoding Hsp20/alpha crystallin family protein: MRELMGMVGRGDPLGETEAGMAVDLYREDDHYILHADLPGLDPGSLTLDVEGQLLTLRGHRTLGDFPGAKWLVRDRRRGLIERHILLGDDIRASAISAHYTCGVLNVLLPVDPDRRRRKIPVRYDSG, translated from the coding sequence GTGAGGGAGTTGATGGGCATGGTGGGGCGGGGCGATCCGCTGGGGGAAACGGAAGCGGGAATGGCGGTGGATCTGTACCGCGAAGATGACCACTACATCCTGCACGCCGACCTTCCGGGGCTGGACCCCGGCTCGCTGACCCTCGATGTGGAAGGACAGCTCCTCACCCTTCGGGGTCACCGTACCCTCGGGGATTTTCCCGGAGCGAAGTGGCTGGTCCGGGACCGCCGCCGCGGCCTGATTGAACGGCACATCCTGCTGGGCGATGACATCAGGGCCTCAGCCATCAGCGCGCATTACACCTGCGGCGTCCTTAATGTCCTGCTGCCGGTCGATCCAGACCGCCGGCGGCGGAAGATCCCCGTCCGGTACGACTCCGGTTAG
- a CDS encoding MarR family winged helix-turn-helix transcriptional regulator yields MSDSLHRQVCFALYAASRAATAVYRPLLEQLGLTYPQYLVLTVLWENDGVTVRDLGRSLELDSGTLSPLLKRLEAAGMVQRLRSVADERRVEVHLTEEGRALQEKARHLPQQVAQAAGLESGELRALQETLTKVTKALRTAAR; encoded by the coding sequence ATGAGTGATTCCCTCCACCGGCAGGTCTGCTTTGCACTGTACGCGGCGTCCCGGGCTGCCACCGCGGTGTACCGGCCGCTGCTGGAGCAACTTGGCCTGACCTATCCCCAGTACCTGGTGCTGACGGTGCTGTGGGAAAACGACGGCGTGACCGTTCGGGACCTCGGACGATCCCTCGAGCTTGATTCGGGCACGCTCTCGCCCCTGCTCAAGCGGCTCGAAGCCGCCGGGATGGTACAGCGCCTCCGTTCGGTTGCCGATGAGCGCCGGGTCGAAGTCCATCTGACGGAGGAAGGCCGCGCCCTGCAGGAGAAAGCCCGGCACCTCCCGCAGCAGGTGGCCCAAGCTGCCGGACTGGAGTCCGGAGAATTGCGCGCACTGCAGGAAACACTCACAAAAGTGACCAAGGCCCTCCGAACAGCGGCACGCTGA
- a CDS encoding primosomal protein N', with the protein MSREPDSDNGQLSLLHGFVSPARSLGTQPAAPALPVARVLLDSPLPHLDRPFDYLVPADLDADAVPGARVKVRFGGQELAGFITERTAEADTSARLVPLGKVVSPQPVLAPQILRLAEAVAARYSGTVHDVLRVAIPPRAARVDKEFTVQAREADVPEEETLEGPEGLGPNPWVRYPHGPRFLTHLAAGHSPRAVLSSLGGFGPGAWPEEIAAAVHSTVLSGRGAVVVVPDAKDLTRVGEALAARIGTDAFVRLTADDGATPRYRSFLKILHGDAQVVIGTRSAAYAPVRNLGLAVLWDDADDLHAEQRAPYQHVRDVLLLRSAEENSALLLASHSRSTEAQRLVASGWAASITAERSTVRALAPRVVSTVDSFNMERDPLAARARIPHAAWKAAQEGLARGPVLVQVARSGFSPALSCQECREPARCRACSGPLGLASRNGIPSCRWCGRPEPVWSCGNCGGTQLRGSAAGAGRTAEELGRAFPSVTVISSAGDHVRAEVPDAPALVVATPGAEPVAAAGYAAAILLDGNAMMSRESLRAGEETLRRWFSAAALVRPAGDKGLVVVTADDTTTVGHLLRWDPAGAAERELELRRELGLPPAVRYAELTGSREALTAFVPRLDLPAETRLVGPAPLEDPPGPAPVHRDGQLGGSGGRYRTLLFFSYAAAPSVTAALRATKAAVSAKRTGDPVYVRVDGTDVL; encoded by the coding sequence ATGTCCCGCGAACCGGACAGTGACAACGGGCAGCTGTCCCTGCTGCACGGCTTCGTGTCGCCGGCCCGAAGCCTGGGGACGCAGCCGGCGGCTCCTGCCCTGCCGGTAGCGCGGGTGCTGCTGGATTCGCCGCTGCCGCATCTGGACCGTCCGTTCGACTATCTGGTGCCTGCGGACCTCGACGCTGACGCCGTTCCCGGTGCCCGGGTCAAGGTGCGGTTCGGCGGCCAGGAACTGGCCGGCTTCATCACGGAGCGCACGGCGGAGGCAGATACTTCGGCCCGGCTGGTTCCGCTGGGCAAAGTCGTTTCGCCGCAGCCGGTCCTGGCGCCGCAGATCCTGCGTCTGGCCGAGGCGGTGGCGGCCCGTTACTCCGGCACCGTCCATGACGTGCTCCGGGTGGCCATCCCGCCGAGGGCGGCACGGGTGGACAAGGAATTCACTGTGCAGGCCCGGGAAGCGGACGTGCCGGAGGAGGAAACCCTCGAGGGCCCTGAAGGGTTGGGTCCCAACCCCTGGGTGCGGTATCCGCACGGCCCGCGGTTCCTGACACATCTGGCCGCCGGGCACAGTCCGCGCGCTGTGCTCTCCTCGCTGGGCGGGTTTGGGCCCGGAGCCTGGCCGGAGGAAATCGCCGCCGCCGTTCACTCCACCGTCCTGTCCGGACGCGGCGCCGTCGTCGTTGTTCCCGATGCCAAGGACCTGACACGCGTTGGCGAAGCGCTGGCCGCCCGCATCGGGACTGATGCCTTTGTGCGGCTGACTGCGGATGACGGGGCCACGCCCCGGTACCGCTCGTTCCTGAAAATCCTGCACGGGGACGCGCAGGTCGTCATCGGCACCCGCTCCGCTGCCTATGCACCGGTGCGCAATCTGGGGCTGGCGGTGCTCTGGGATGATGCCGATGATCTCCACGCCGAACAGCGGGCCCCCTACCAGCATGTGAGGGATGTCCTGCTGCTGCGTTCCGCCGAGGAGAACTCAGCGCTCCTGCTGGCCTCCCATTCGCGCAGCACCGAAGCACAGCGGCTCGTGGCCAGCGGCTGGGCCGCGAGCATCACCGCCGAACGCAGCACCGTTCGAGCCCTGGCCCCGCGCGTGGTCAGCACCGTGGACTCCTTCAACATGGAACGCGATCCGCTGGCGGCCCGCGCCCGGATTCCCCACGCGGCCTGGAAGGCCGCGCAGGAGGGCCTGGCCCGCGGTCCGGTGCTGGTGCAGGTGGCCCGCAGCGGATTCTCTCCCGCGCTCTCCTGCCAGGAATGCCGGGAGCCGGCACGCTGCCGTGCCTGCTCCGGCCCGTTGGGGCTGGCCAGCCGCAACGGCATTCCGTCGTGCCGCTGGTGCGGGCGGCCCGAACCGGTCTGGAGCTGCGGCAACTGCGGAGGAACCCAGCTGCGCGGATCTGCCGCGGGCGCGGGTCGCACCGCCGAAGAACTGGGCCGGGCCTTTCCCTCCGTCACTGTCATTTCTTCGGCCGGAGACCATGTGCGGGCCGAGGTGCCCGACGCTCCCGCACTGGTGGTGGCGACGCCGGGAGCCGAGCCGGTGGCGGCCGCCGGCTATGCCGCGGCCATCCTGCTGGACGGCAACGCCATGATGTCGCGGGAATCGCTGCGGGCGGGGGAGGAGACGCTGCGCCGCTGGTTCAGCGCCGCAGCCCTGGTCCGTCCTGCGGGAGACAAGGGCCTGGTGGTGGTCACCGCCGATGACACCACCACCGTGGGCCACCTGCTGCGCTGGGATCCGGCCGGAGCCGCTGAACGCGAGCTGGAGCTGCGCCGGGAGCTGGGCCTGCCTCCCGCCGTGCGGTACGCCGAGCTCACCGGATCCCGTGAGGCTCTCACGGCTTTTGTTCCCCGCCTGGACCTGCCGGCGGAAACCCGGCTGGTGGGGCCGGCGCCGCTGGAGGACCCGCCGGGACCGGCCCCGGTCCACCGAGATGGCCAGCTGGGCGGCTCCGGCGGACGGTACCGCACGCTGCTGTTCTTCTCCTACGCCGCGGCGCCCTCCGTGACCGCGGCCCTGCGGGCCACCAAGGCCGCAGTGTCAGCCAAGCGCACCGGGGATCCGGTGTACGTGCGGGTGGACGGCACCGACGTCCTCTAA